A genome region from Cataglyphis hispanica isolate Lineage 1 chromosome 26, ULB_Chis1_1.0, whole genome shotgun sequence includes the following:
- the LOC126858574 gene encoding inositol polyphosphate 5-phosphatase E isoform X3 has translation MEQSDGNDISSVSNIAKVDVSPKSKQKKKSLCRILMNKKTKVGCLEPSYKDGDSNKNSKIENSQHGSQTSTKLSLCCAMTERSRTPPQSLTVSRLSPTTLSRTSVKSEVASINGNRQTDVLVEKEDMHVPNDQGQMAQETVVKRNNVTMRKEQRYSTYIEGENSSSGSLSPSISGQLRRKLLHRRSADNLIVNSPTNSMRHSSPESIKSAPIQHKPRSTSHDALSKKKDRYFCQMGASMDSLAKQSLLAAQVLNLIPTQKARERNFLHGRIAANSLLGSVELEKVLPNRELKIFIGTWNMNGQTPPKELNDFMLPSDIETVPDLLAIGTQESCSERNEWEAALQETLGPSHVLLTSSYLGTLHLALFLRRDLIWFCSIPEEDSFSTRTGTAFRTKGAVAIALMIFGTSFLFVTAHLTAHQDKVKERVNDIKRIVRNLDLPKELPTRHKSKDVTQNFDCVFWCGDLNFRLAQPREEVIQWITNTCFPQESPINLRKDQLRTILNEGAVLRGFEEASITFPPTYKYDPGTQNFDSSSKQRTPAYTDRILFKGKGHTRGYIRRVSHESASSHKDGAIECLVYDSVPSICTSDHKPVWGVFKTTLRPGIDTIPLGAGLFNREIYLEGIRRRAAAMDDSLGTSKVCSIQ, from the exons ATGGAGCAGAGCGATGGAAATGACATCTCTAGTGTTTCAAATATCGCCAAAGTAGATGTATCTCCAAAATCAAAACAGAAGAAAAAGTCTCTTTGTCGCATACTTATGAACAAGAAGACCAAGGTCGGCTGCTTGGAACCATCGTACAAAGACGGggattcgaataaaaattctaagatAGAAAACTCACAACATGGATCTCAAACTAGCACTAAACTGTCCCTGTGTTGCGCCATGACTGAACGCAGCAGAACACCACCCCAGAGCTTAACTGTCAGTAGACTTTCCCCTACGACGTTAAGTCGTACTTCGGTCAAATCCGAGGTAGCTTCCATCAACGGGAATCGTCAAACGGATGTACTAGTCGAGAAGGAAGACATGCATGTTCCAAATGATCAAGGCCAGATGGCTCAAGAAACTGTAgtcaaaagaaataatgtaaCAATGAGGAAGGAGCAGCGTTATAGTACTTATATAGAAG GTGAAAACTCTTCTTCCGGATCATTATCGCCGAGTATATCGGGACAATTGCGTCGTAAATTGCTTCACAGAAGATCCGCGGATAATTTGATTGTAAACTCACCGACAAACTCTATGAGACATTCTAGTCCAGAATCTATTAAAAGTGCACCGATCCAACATAAGCCGCGTTCAACGTCGCACGATGCTCTATCCAAAAAGAAAGATCGTTACTTTTGCCAAATGGGAGCGTCTATGGATAGTTTAGCGAAGCAATCGTTACTCGCCGCACAAGTACTTAATTTGATTCCTACTCAGAAAGCACGAGAAag AAATTTTCTTCACGGAAGGATCGCCGCCAATTCTTTACTCGGATCGGTTGAACTCGAGAAAGTATTGCCGAATCgggaattgaaaatttttatcggcACATGGAACATGAACGGTCAGACTCCACCAAAGGAGTTGAATGATTTTATGTTGCCATCCGACATAGAGACTGTTCCCGACTTGCTAGCTATAGGAACGCAAGAATCGTGCTCCGAACGAAACGAATGGGAAGCAGCTTTGCAGGAAACACTCGGGCCATCGCACGTGTTGCTCACTAGCAGTTATCTCGGTACACTTCACCTTGCATTATTTCTGAGACGAGATCTGATCTGGTTCTGCTCTATCCCGGAAGAAGATAGTTTCTCGACAAGAACCGGAACGGCATTTAGAACAAAGGGCGCGGTAGCGATAGCTCTCATGATATTCGGCACCAGCTTTCTTTTCGTCACCGCTCACTTGACCGCACATCAAGATAAAGTGAAAGAACGGGtcaatgatataaaaagaatagttAGAAATCTTGACCTTCCCAAAGAACTACCTACCAGGCATAAAAGTAAAG ATGTAacgcaaaattttgattgcgtATTTTGGTGTGGTGACTTAAACTTCCGTCTAGCTCAGCCGAGAGAAGAAGTGATCCAGTGGATCACGAATACATGCTTTCCGCAAGAATCGCCGATAAACTTGCGCAAGGATCAATTGAGAACTATTCTAAACGAAGGAGCTGTATTGCGCGGTTTCGAGGAAGCCTCAATCACCTTTCCTCCTACTTATAAATACGATCCAGGAacgcaaaattttgattccAGCAGCAAGCAACGCACTCCCGCGTACACTGATAGAATCCTTTTCAAAGGGAAGGGTCATACCAGAGGATACATCAGACGTGTTAGTCATGAGAGCGCCAGTTCACATAAAGACGGGGCTATAGAATGCTTAGTGTACGATTCCGTTCCCAGTATTTGCACTTCGGATCACAAACCAGTCTGGGGAGTTTTTAAAACTACGTTGAGACCAGGCATTGATAC AATTCCGCTTGGCGCTGGTCTTTTCAATCGCGAGATATATCTGGAAGGCATTAGGAGGCGCGCGGCGGCAATGGATGATTCTCTCGGAACTTCAAAGGTTTGTTCGATCCAATAA
- the LOC126858574 gene encoding inositol polyphosphate 5-phosphatase E isoform X2 — translation MEQSDGNDISSVSNIAKVDVSPKSKQKKKSLCRILMNKKTKVGCLEPSYKDGDSNKNSKIENSQHGSQTSTKLSLCCAMTERSRTPPQSLTVSRLSPTTLSRTSVKSEVASINGNRQTDVLVEKEDMHVPNDQGQMAQETVVKRNNVTMRKEQRYSTYIEDSTEDSFEESSEDENEHLVESEKIQKYFKDDYFTKGKYITYFFLQMERQFYNPMEVYSMIQYHETACEKLRKEGENSSSGSLSPSISGQLRRKLLHRRSADNLIVNSPTNSMRHSSPESIKSAPIQHKPRSTSHDALSKKKDRYFCQMGASMDSLAKQSLLAAQVLNLIPTQKARERNFLHGRIAANSLLGSVELEKVLPNRELKIFIGTWNMNGQTPPKELNDFMLPSDIETVPDLLAIGTQESCSERNEWEAALQETLGPSHVLLTSSYLGTLHLALFLRRDLIWFCSIPEEDSFSTRTGTAFRTKGAVAIALMIFGTSFLFVTAHLTAHQDKVKERVNDIKRIVRNLDLPKELPTRHKSKDVTQNFDCVFWCGDLNFRLAQPREEVIQWITNTCFPQESPINLRKDQLRTILNEGAVLRGFEEASITFPPTYKYDPGTQNFDSSSKQRTPAYTDRILFKGKGHTRGYIRRVSHESASSHKDGAIECLVYDSVPSICTSDHKPVWGVFKTTLRPGIDTIPLGAGLFNREIYLEGIRRRAAAMDDSLGTSKVCSIQ, via the exons ATGGAGCAGAGCGATGGAAATGACATCTCTAGTGTTTCAAATATCGCCAAAGTAGATGTATCTCCAAAATCAAAACAGAAGAAAAAGTCTCTTTGTCGCATACTTATGAACAAGAAGACCAAGGTCGGCTGCTTGGAACCATCGTACAAAGACGGggattcgaataaaaattctaagatAGAAAACTCACAACATGGATCTCAAACTAGCACTAAACTGTCCCTGTGTTGCGCCATGACTGAACGCAGCAGAACACCACCCCAGAGCTTAACTGTCAGTAGACTTTCCCCTACGACGTTAAGTCGTACTTCGGTCAAATCCGAGGTAGCTTCCATCAACGGGAATCGTCAAACGGATGTACTAGTCGAGAAGGAAGACATGCATGTTCCAAATGATCAAGGCCAGATGGCTCAAGAAACTGTAgtcaaaagaaataatgtaaCAATGAGGAAGGAGCAGCGTTATAGTACTTATATAGAAG ACTCAACGGAAGACTCATTCGAAGAATCTTCAGAAGATGAAAATGAACATCTGGTTGAGTctgaaaaaattcagaaatacTTTAAGGATGATTACTTTACAAAGGGAAAgtatattacttatttcttCCTGCAAATGGAACGGCAGTTCTACAATCCTATGGAAGTTTACAGTATGATTCAATATCATGAAACTGCTTGCGAAAAGCTGAGGAAAGAAG GTGAAAACTCTTCTTCCGGATCATTATCGCCGAGTATATCGGGACAATTGCGTCGTAAATTGCTTCACAGAAGATCCGCGGATAATTTGATTGTAAACTCACCGACAAACTCTATGAGACATTCTAGTCCAGAATCTATTAAAAGTGCACCGATCCAACATAAGCCGCGTTCAACGTCGCACGATGCTCTATCCAAAAAGAAAGATCGTTACTTTTGCCAAATGGGAGCGTCTATGGATAGTTTAGCGAAGCAATCGTTACTCGCCGCACAAGTACTTAATTTGATTCCTACTCAGAAAGCACGAGAAag AAATTTTCTTCACGGAAGGATCGCCGCCAATTCTTTACTCGGATCGGTTGAACTCGAGAAAGTATTGCCGAATCgggaattgaaaatttttatcggcACATGGAACATGAACGGTCAGACTCCACCAAAGGAGTTGAATGATTTTATGTTGCCATCCGACATAGAGACTGTTCCCGACTTGCTAGCTATAGGAACGCAAGAATCGTGCTCCGAACGAAACGAATGGGAAGCAGCTTTGCAGGAAACACTCGGGCCATCGCACGTGTTGCTCACTAGCAGTTATCTCGGTACACTTCACCTTGCATTATTTCTGAGACGAGATCTGATCTGGTTCTGCTCTATCCCGGAAGAAGATAGTTTCTCGACAAGAACCGGAACGGCATTTAGAACAAAGGGCGCGGTAGCGATAGCTCTCATGATATTCGGCACCAGCTTTCTTTTCGTCACCGCTCACTTGACCGCACATCAAGATAAAGTGAAAGAACGGGtcaatgatataaaaagaatagttAGAAATCTTGACCTTCCCAAAGAACTACCTACCAGGCATAAAAGTAAAG ATGTAacgcaaaattttgattgcgtATTTTGGTGTGGTGACTTAAACTTCCGTCTAGCTCAGCCGAGAGAAGAAGTGATCCAGTGGATCACGAATACATGCTTTCCGCAAGAATCGCCGATAAACTTGCGCAAGGATCAATTGAGAACTATTCTAAACGAAGGAGCTGTATTGCGCGGTTTCGAGGAAGCCTCAATCACCTTTCCTCCTACTTATAAATACGATCCAGGAacgcaaaattttgattccAGCAGCAAGCAACGCACTCCCGCGTACACTGATAGAATCCTTTTCAAAGGGAAGGGTCATACCAGAGGATACATCAGACGTGTTAGTCATGAGAGCGCCAGTTCACATAAAGACGGGGCTATAGAATGCTTAGTGTACGATTCCGTTCCCAGTATTTGCACTTCGGATCACAAACCAGTCTGGGGAGTTTTTAAAACTACGTTGAGACCAGGCATTGATAC AATTCCGCTTGGCGCTGGTCTTTTCAATCGCGAGATATATCTGGAAGGCATTAGGAGGCGCGCGGCGGCAATGGATGATTCTCTCGGAACTTCAAAGGTTTGTTCGATCCAATAA
- the LOC126858574 gene encoding inositol polyphosphate 5-phosphatase E isoform X1 — MSSPNRKKRKRSFLNKLRNVFKKKDELERQTEFYRQEEIFDNRQTDNSRSVSCNFDQKITPKNAENSETCVTVVEKSPSEKEEYNYKNLSNIQSDCKNVIIEKSKNSNLNVADDKNADCQKYNVTENERDFKLGSDRYMNTKIAFLKQENVEVTCRSYLGDTDKLRRNNKTKDLDSNSAMLQPLFNNASVTSDTCKFLIKETKIVSQESSEDSDFSADSTEDSFEESSEDENEHLVESEKIQKYFKDDYFTKGKYITYFFLQMERQFYNPMEVYSMIQYHETACEKLRKEGENSSSGSLSPSISGQLRRKLLHRRSADNLIVNSPTNSMRHSSPESIKSAPIQHKPRSTSHDALSKKKDRYFCQMGASMDSLAKQSLLAAQVLNLIPTQKARERNFLHGRIAANSLLGSVELEKVLPNRELKIFIGTWNMNGQTPPKELNDFMLPSDIETVPDLLAIGTQESCSERNEWEAALQETLGPSHVLLTSSYLGTLHLALFLRRDLIWFCSIPEEDSFSTRTGTAFRTKGAVAIALMIFGTSFLFVTAHLTAHQDKVKERVNDIKRIVRNLDLPKELPTRHKSKDVTQNFDCVFWCGDLNFRLAQPREEVIQWITNTCFPQESPINLRKDQLRTILNEGAVLRGFEEASITFPPTYKYDPGTQNFDSSSKQRTPAYTDRILFKGKGHTRGYIRRVSHESASSHKDGAIECLVYDSVPSICTSDHKPVWGVFKTTLRPGIDTIPLGAGLFNREIYLEGIRRRAAAMDDSLGTSKVCSIQ, encoded by the exons ATGTCGAGtccaaatagaaaaaagagaaagagatcttTCCTTAATAAGTTacgaaatgtatttaaaaagaaagatgaatTAGAAAGGCAGACAGAATTCTATAGACAGGaggaaatatttgataatagacAGACTGACAATTCGCGAAGTGTATCTTGTAATTTTGATCAAAAGATTACACCGAAAAACGCTGAAAATAGTGAAACTTGTGTAACAGTTGTGGAAAAGAGTCCAtctgaaaaagaagaatataattataaaaatttatcgaatatacAAAGtgattgtaaaaatgtaattattgaaaagaGTAAAAATTCCAATCTTAATGTAGCTGATGATAAGAATGCAGATTGTCAAAAGTATAATGTTACAGAAAACGAGCGGGATTTTAAATTAGGATCAGATAGATATATGAatacaaaaattgcatttttaaaacagGAAAATGTAGAAGTAACTTGTCGGTCATATTTAGGAGATACTGATAAATTGCGccgtaataataaaacaaaagatcTTGATTCCAATAGCGCAATGTTACAAcctctttttaataatgctaGTGTTACGAGCGatacatgtaaatttttaataaaagaaacaaaaatagttTCTCAAGAGAGTAGTGAAGATAGTGACTTCTCTGCAGACTCAACGGAAGACTCATTCGAAGAATCTTCAGAAGATGAAAATGAACATCTGGTTGAGTctgaaaaaattcagaaatacTTTAAGGATGATTACTTTACAAAGGGAAAgtatattacttatttcttCCTGCAAATGGAACGGCAGTTCTACAATCCTATGGAAGTTTACAGTATGATTCAATATCATGAAACTGCTTGCGAAAAGCTGAGGAAAGAAG GTGAAAACTCTTCTTCCGGATCATTATCGCCGAGTATATCGGGACAATTGCGTCGTAAATTGCTTCACAGAAGATCCGCGGATAATTTGATTGTAAACTCACCGACAAACTCTATGAGACATTCTAGTCCAGAATCTATTAAAAGTGCACCGATCCAACATAAGCCGCGTTCAACGTCGCACGATGCTCTATCCAAAAAGAAAGATCGTTACTTTTGCCAAATGGGAGCGTCTATGGATAGTTTAGCGAAGCAATCGTTACTCGCCGCACAAGTACTTAATTTGATTCCTACTCAGAAAGCACGAGAAag AAATTTTCTTCACGGAAGGATCGCCGCCAATTCTTTACTCGGATCGGTTGAACTCGAGAAAGTATTGCCGAATCgggaattgaaaatttttatcggcACATGGAACATGAACGGTCAGACTCCACCAAAGGAGTTGAATGATTTTATGTTGCCATCCGACATAGAGACTGTTCCCGACTTGCTAGCTATAGGAACGCAAGAATCGTGCTCCGAACGAAACGAATGGGAAGCAGCTTTGCAGGAAACACTCGGGCCATCGCACGTGTTGCTCACTAGCAGTTATCTCGGTACACTTCACCTTGCATTATTTCTGAGACGAGATCTGATCTGGTTCTGCTCTATCCCGGAAGAAGATAGTTTCTCGACAAGAACCGGAACGGCATTTAGAACAAAGGGCGCGGTAGCGATAGCTCTCATGATATTCGGCACCAGCTTTCTTTTCGTCACCGCTCACTTGACCGCACATCAAGATAAAGTGAAAGAACGGGtcaatgatataaaaagaatagttAGAAATCTTGACCTTCCCAAAGAACTACCTACCAGGCATAAAAGTAAAG ATGTAacgcaaaattttgattgcgtATTTTGGTGTGGTGACTTAAACTTCCGTCTAGCTCAGCCGAGAGAAGAAGTGATCCAGTGGATCACGAATACATGCTTTCCGCAAGAATCGCCGATAAACTTGCGCAAGGATCAATTGAGAACTATTCTAAACGAAGGAGCTGTATTGCGCGGTTTCGAGGAAGCCTCAATCACCTTTCCTCCTACTTATAAATACGATCCAGGAacgcaaaattttgattccAGCAGCAAGCAACGCACTCCCGCGTACACTGATAGAATCCTTTTCAAAGGGAAGGGTCATACCAGAGGATACATCAGACGTGTTAGTCATGAGAGCGCCAGTTCACATAAAGACGGGGCTATAGAATGCTTAGTGTACGATTCCGTTCCCAGTATTTGCACTTCGGATCACAAACCAGTCTGGGGAGTTTTTAAAACTACGTTGAGACCAGGCATTGATAC AATTCCGCTTGGCGCTGGTCTTTTCAATCGCGAGATATATCTGGAAGGCATTAGGAGGCGCGCGGCGGCAATGGATGATTCTCTCGGAACTTCAAAGGTTTGTTCGATCCAATAA